In Thiospirochaeta perfilievii, a single window of DNA contains:
- a CDS encoding ATP-binding protein, with protein sequence MRFRLKLQVTILPFIILPILLAGIIYSKVGRGMLMERKSEILQLRLDSVYRFAEAEYDYLNSLSLGSSSFFNKKSWESVEQFASQLQNTGDPLFIIKENESQLDLSGGSGFKKGNLEPFQEKNITYFYYYKKFTNWNMILISGTEERSIYAPIDNATRIFILFSLINIFISIIIVFIISNKITKPMEKLTLLAKEMANNNLSIRAQISSNDEIGILSENLNIMVERLEESKKGLEEKVNVRTKELRDSLMELQITQEQLVESEKMAALGNLVAGVAHEINTPVGICITATSFVIEETESIKQKYNSNSMTKLLFESYLNRIDDTSTLIFSNLSRAAGLIKSFKNIATDQTSEEKRNFKILEYTNDILKSLHYKFKRTNIEVVIKCKEEILMSSYPGAISQVFTNLLLNSLIHGFEHIDNGQIIIEIIKIDEYIKILYRDNGQGMIEKDLKKIFEPFFTTKRGSGGSGLGMNIVYNLVTQTLGGSIQCSSRVDKGINITILIPINIS encoded by the coding sequence ATGAGATTTAGATTAAAACTACAGGTAACAATTCTCCCCTTTATCATTTTACCTATTTTATTAGCTGGTATAATCTATTCTAAAGTTGGTCGTGGTATGTTAATGGAGAGAAAATCTGAAATACTTCAGCTAAGGTTGGATTCGGTATACCGTTTTGCTGAGGCTGAATACGATTATCTTAATAGTTTAAGTCTAGGTAGTTCTAGTTTTTTTAACAAAAAATCATGGGAATCAGTAGAGCAGTTTGCTTCCCAATTACAAAACACTGGGGATCCTCTGTTTATAATAAAAGAAAATGAGAGTCAACTTGACCTTTCTGGGGGAAGTGGTTTCAAAAAGGGAAATTTAGAACCTTTTCAAGAAAAAAACATCACATACTTTTATTATTATAAAAAGTTTACCAATTGGAATATGATCTTGATCTCTGGAACTGAAGAGAGATCTATCTATGCCCCCATCGACAATGCAACAAGAATTTTTATTCTCTTCTCTTTAATAAATATTTTTATATCAATTATAATAGTTTTTATTATCTCCAACAAAATAACAAAACCAATGGAAAAACTAACCCTTTTAGCAAAGGAGATGGCTAATAATAACCTATCAATTAGAGCCCAGATTAGTAGTAATGATGAAATAGGTATTTTATCAGAAAATTTGAATATAATGGTGGAAAGATTAGAGGAGTCTAAAAAGGGTCTAGAAGAGAAAGTAAATGTGAGAACAAAAGAGCTTAGGGACTCCCTAATGGAGTTACAAATAACCCAAGAACAGCTAGTAGAATCTGAAAAAATGGCAGCTCTAGGAAATTTAGTTGCAGGTGTTGCCCATGAAATAAATACCCCAGTTGGTATTTGTATAACAGCTACGTCCTTTGTAATAGAAGAGACAGAATCAATTAAACAAAAATACAACTCAAATAGTATGACAAAATTACTCTTTGAGAGTTATTTAAATAGAATAGACGATACATCAACATTAATATTTTCAAATTTAAGTAGAGCAGCAGGTTTAATAAAGAGTTTTAAAAATATAGCAACAGACCAAACAAGTGAAGAAAAAAGAAATTTTAAAATACTTGAATATACAAATGACATATTAAAAAGTTTGCACTATAAATTTAAGAGAACCAATATTGAAGTAGTAATTAAATGTAAAGAAGAGATTCTTATGAGTAGTTATCCAGGGGCTATATCCCAGGTGTTCACAAATTTATTATTAAACTCATTGATTCATGGGTTTGAGCATATAGATAATGGCCAAATAATTATTGAAATAATTAAGATTGATGAGTATATAAAAATATTATACCGGGATAATGGACAAGGAATGATAGAAAAAGATTTAAAGAAAATCTTTGAACCATTTTTTACAACTAAAAGAGGAAGTGGTGGAAGTGGTTTAGGTATGAATATAGTCTACAATCTTGTTACTCAAACTTTAGGTGGATCAATCCAATGTAGTAGTAGAGTAGATAAAGGAATAAACATAACTATTTTAATCCCAATAAATATTAGTTAA
- a CDS encoding phosphatase PAP2 family protein produces MDFNILFFIQKIGEPLIPIMKFVSLLGYGELYIVLVAFLYWSINYKSAIRVGFTLFLGTQINMASKLTLKSPRPYWLDSSISAHGAEDSFGMPSGHAQGSMLFWGQFAYTAKKNWFYIVTAVIIFLTGVSRVILGVHFPSQVVVGWLLGFFTIVTTNYFEKPFIRWFSKKRLISQLALILIFSSISIIYIGVLSYIQEPWSIPDNWINCSASLRDSFIGLIQVSGMLFGFISGAILLKRYFTFNSDGTIFKRGLRFLGGLIVIFSIWYGLKFDSYILQYLRSLLFGFSISFLWPWICIRIKLS; encoded by the coding sequence ATGGATTTTAATATACTCTTTTTTATACAAAAAATAGGGGAACCTTTAATACCAATTATGAAGTTTGTATCTCTACTTGGTTATGGTGAACTATACATTGTTTTAGTGGCTTTTTTATACTGGTCAATAAATTATAAATCTGCTATTAGGGTTGGTTTTACTCTATTTTTAGGAACTCAGATTAATATGGCTTCTAAATTAACTTTAAAATCTCCAAGGCCCTACTGGTTAGATAGTAGTATATCTGCCCATGGTGCTGAAGATTCCTTTGGTATGCCTTCTGGCCACGCCCAGGGAAGTATGCTTTTTTGGGGGCAGTTTGCCTACACGGCTAAAAAAAATTGGTTTTATATTGTTACTGCTGTTATTATATTTTTAACTGGAGTTTCCAGAGTTATTCTAGGAGTTCATTTCCCATCTCAAGTTGTAGTTGGCTGGCTTTTAGGTTTTTTTACAATTGTAACTACTAATTATTTTGAAAAACCATTTATTCGTTGGTTTTCTAAGAAAAGGCTTATATCTCAACTAGCTCTAATACTTATTTTTTCTTCAATTTCTATTATTTATATAGGTGTATTAAGTTATATTCAGGAACCATGGTCCATTCCAGATAATTGGATAAATTGTTCAGCCTCTCTAAGAGACTCTTTTATAGGACTTATTCAGGTTTCAGGAATGTTATTTGGTTTTATCTCTGGAGCCATTTTATTAAAAAGGTATTTTACTTTTAATAGTGATGGAACAATATTTAAAAGAGGCCTTAGATTTTTGGGAGGGTTAATTGTAATCTTTTCAATCTGGTATGGGCTAAAATTTGACTCTTATATTTTACAGTATTTAAGATCTCTTCTATTTGGTTTCTCGATCTCATTTTTATGGCCTTGGATATGCATAAGAATTAAACTATCATAA
- a CDS encoding sensor histidine kinase, with product MKINSIFFRIFSGFLIIITLFSIILLVSYNWGLSSAIKNWSNYHLKNSKSLAKSILLGNEVVVPQDNPIFVYNLDRELIFSNRGLGRKSGVDQELEPILSNNILTGYYYSPRMQFLDIEANKEFTKAITKALILALIISTIIATIIALLFSVNISRSTQKIVKFLKRLSKGDSGSYIKVEGSTEVQEIINAINNLSRELLREEELRSQWSRDIAHDLRTPIAALKAQFEGMESGVLDINIGRIKQNIKEVYRLEYMVEDLSELMKLEDPKTSLYIDEINTLDLINQIKIICVEDINKKKIKTSFNSSLTSFIGDEMLLYRGISNIWVNAVRHTNVGGSITFSIYQQDMNIIIDINNSGEIIPKNEISRIFDRLYRGEKSRSSQGSGLGLTICQQVVSLHNGDITVCSDKSTGTTFSIKLPL from the coding sequence ATGAAGATTAACTCTATCTTTTTTAGAATATTTAGTGGTTTTTTAATAATTATAACCCTATTTTCTATAATCCTATTAGTTTCATATAATTGGGGTCTAAGTAGTGCAATTAAAAATTGGAGCAATTACCACTTAAAGAACAGTAAGAGTCTTGCAAAAAGTATTCTTCTTGGAAATGAAGTAGTAGTTCCCCAGGATAACCCTATATTTGTATATAACTTAGATAGAGAACTGATTTTTTCTAATAGGGGGCTAGGACGAAAGAGTGGTGTAGACCAAGAGCTTGAACCTATTCTCTCTAACAACATTTTAACAGGTTATTACTATAGCCCTAGAATGCAGTTTTTAGATATTGAGGCTAATAAAGAGTTTACAAAGGCAATTACAAAGGCTTTGATCCTTGCACTAATTATTTCTACAATAATAGCTACTATTATAGCCCTATTATTTAGCGTCAATATAAGTAGATCTACGCAAAAAATTGTGAAATTTTTAAAGAGATTATCAAAGGGAGACTCCGGTAGTTATATAAAGGTTGAAGGGAGCACAGAAGTTCAGGAGATTATTAACGCTATTAATAACCTAAGTAGAGAGTTATTAAGAGAGGAGGAGTTAAGGTCCCAATGGTCTAGGGATATAGCCCATGATTTAAGAACACCTATAGCTGCTTTAAAAGCCCAATTTGAAGGGATGGAATCTGGTGTCTTAGATATAAATATAGGGCGAATTAAGCAAAATATTAAAGAAGTTTATCGTTTAGAATATATGGTTGAAGATCTATCTGAATTAATGAAACTAGAGGATCCTAAAACATCATTATATATTGATGAAATAAATACCTTAGACTTAATAAACCAAATAAAAATTATTTGTGTTGAGGATATAAATAAAAAGAAGATAAAAACATCTTTTAATAGTAGTTTAACCTCTTTTATAGGGGATGAAATGCTTCTATATCGTGGAATATCAAATATATGGGTTAACGCAGTTAGACATACAAATGTTGGTGGCTCTATAACATTCTCTATATACCAACAAGATATGAATATTATTATAGATATTAATAACAGTGGTGAGATTATACCTAAAAATGAGATAAGTCGTATATTTGATAGATTATATCGAGGTGAGAAATCTCGAAGTAGTCAGGGCTCTGGTCTGGGATTAACCATCTGTCAACAAGTAGTAAGCTTACACAATGGAGATATTACCGTTTGTAGTGATAAATCCACAGGAACAACTTTTAGTATAAAATTACCATTATAA
- a CDS encoding MFS transporter produces MNKPKLTVALQIFYGFGVSYAIVDQIFSQWVIYFYLPPEGSGLTPLLPPIFIGLAFLISRFVDAIADPLVGYWSDRVTSKWGRRIPFIAVGAIPLLLVTVLFFYPPKDSTQYMVFLHLSIVGCLFFIFYTIVGAPYNALIPEISHSQKDRINLSTWQSVFRLIYTAVAMIAPGILIKVLGKGDTLQGVRYMVISLCILAAVGMYITVFTIDEKKLSGGKTSNYGLKESLRHAFKNRAFIIYLFGFLFFFIGFNTLRATMNYYVIDIMGLGTGSITIVAALLFGVSALFFYPVNILSKKFGYRKLMIISLFMLSGVSLLLFNLGKIFPTNLGYLFFALAGIPIAGAGFIFPPAMLSEITAVSTQKTGIQIEGIFFGIQGFFLKLAFMISGFVIPVILVMGSNLSFIESLITVPEKAQQTGIYYTAIFSLISFLISAVLYFFYPEEILKDE; encoded by the coding sequence ATGAATAAACCTAAGTTAACAGTAGCTCTTCAAATCTTTTATGGATTTGGTGTTAGTTATGCAATAGTTGATCAGATATTTTCCCAATGGGTTATATATTTTTACCTACCTCCAGAAGGGTCAGGTTTAACTCCTCTACTTCCACCAATATTTATAGGTCTAGCATTTTTAATTTCAAGGTTTGTAGATGCTATTGCAGACCCTTTAGTTGGTTATTGGTCAGATAGGGTGACATCTAAATGGGGAAGACGTATACCATTTATTGCTGTAGGAGCAATTCCCCTACTACTTGTAACGGTTCTGTTTTTTTATCCACCTAAGGATTCTACCCAGTATATGGTCTTTTTACACCTATCTATAGTAGGGTGTCTGTTTTTTATATTTTATACCATAGTTGGTGCACCTTATAATGCTCTAATTCCAGAGATTTCCCACTCACAAAAAGATAGAATAAACCTATCAACCTGGCAGTCTGTTTTTAGACTAATTTATACTGCAGTTGCAATGATAGCCCCAGGGATTTTAATAAAAGTCCTAGGTAAGGGAGATACTCTTCAGGGAGTAAGATATATGGTTATATCCCTATGTATTTTAGCTGCTGTAGGAATGTATATAACTGTATTTACTATTGATGAGAAAAAATTATCAGGGGGTAAAACTTCAAACTACGGTTTAAAGGAGTCCTTAAGACATGCATTTAAAAATAGAGCCTTTATTATCTACCTTTTTGGATTTCTCTTTTTCTTTATAGGTTTTAATACCCTAAGAGCCACAATGAACTATTATGTTATTGATATAATGGGACTTGGAACTGGTTCTATTACAATTGTAGCAGCACTACTTTTTGGTGTTTCAGCACTCTTTTTCTATCCTGTAAATATTCTTTCTAAGAAGTTTGGTTATAGAAAACTAATGATTATCTCCCTTTTTATGTTATCAGGGGTTTCTTTACTGCTGTTTAACCTTGGTAAGATCTTCCCAACTAATTTAGGCTATCTATTTTTTGCTTTAGCTGGTATCCCTATTGCAGGAGCTGGTTTCATCTTCCCTCCTGCTATGTTATCTGAGATTACAGCTGTATCTACTCAAAAGACAGGGATTCAAATTGAAGGTATATTTTTTGGAATACAGGGATTTTTCTTAAAGTTAGCTTTTATGATATCCGGTTTTGTTATTCCTGTAATATTAGTAATGGGTTCAAACTTAAGTTTTATTGAGAGCCTTATAACAGTTCCAGAAAAAGCACAACAAACTGGTATCTATTATACGGCTATATTCTCACTTATTAGCTTTTTGATATCTGCTGTATTATATTTTTTCTACCCGGAAGAGATATTAAAGGATGAGTAA
- a CDS encoding DUF6937 domain-containing protein → MDRSKVIFGNKISNTTYKKAIKNKKKFIKKFGDDSNKNYPIGIRSNPIIGPALGVKEIVLEDNGEQIDIDKALIVGNIRMGFGHYRISMAIASAAKHLGYTPYWLDLHDYKESTGGKVISHLNNLYSFGSRLSQKSKLFNKFYWEPLNSEGFRKLTYNSADQKVSELMAPVLKNIPKNIPYAATHVWPAQAAIHAGFTNVVNVIPDNWPMALHLAEGSKHAVQTPSSYFGYKTLNGMGKKTLKPMPDGQLFEVGHYIDHEIVTNIEDDCIKRLDRINNGKALRVLITVGGAGAQREMFVKIINQLIPLVNNNKAVLLINVGDHKKVWDELCSDIPLLKESTTEHMNNWQDTLDFSSQAINGEIKGIHTFYHQDIYAAVYSTNLLMRASDILATKPSELAFYPVPKLMIKRVGGHEAWGAVRAAEIGDGTIECDTSDKIELMLNLMFTEKNILRMMTENILKAHNIGTYNGAYRVIELLKNK, encoded by the coding sequence ATGGATAGGAGTAAGGTGATATTTGGTAATAAAATTAGTAATACTACATATAAAAAAGCAATAAAAAATAAAAAGAAGTTTATTAAAAAATTCGGGGATGATTCAAATAAAAACTACCCAATTGGGATTCGATCAAACCCAATAATTGGACCAGCACTAGGTGTAAAAGAGATTGTATTAGAAGATAATGGAGAGCAAATCGATATTGATAAAGCACTTATTGTAGGAAATATCCGAATGGGATTTGGACACTACAGAATTTCTATGGCAATAGCTTCAGCAGCTAAACATCTAGGATATACTCCCTACTGGCTTGACCTACACGACTATAAAGAGAGTACTGGGGGAAAGGTAATCTCCCACTTAAATAACTTATACTCCTTTGGTTCAAGACTTTCACAAAAATCAAAACTATTTAATAAATTCTACTGGGAACCACTAAACAGTGAGGGTTTTAGAAAATTAACATACAATTCGGCGGATCAAAAAGTTTCAGAATTAATGGCTCCAGTATTAAAAAATATACCTAAGAACATACCATATGCGGCAACCCATGTATGGCCGGCCCAGGCTGCAATCCATGCAGGTTTTACAAATGTTGTAAATGTTATTCCTGATAATTGGCCTATGGCTCTACACTTAGCAGAGGGTTCAAAACACGCTGTTCAAACTCCATCATCCTATTTTGGTTATAAGACTTTAAATGGTATGGGTAAAAAAACATTAAAACCTATGCCAGATGGTCAGCTATTTGAGGTGGGACACTATATAGACCATGAAATTGTTACAAATATTGAGGATGATTGTATTAAAAGGCTAGATAGAATTAATAACGGTAAAGCTTTAAGGGTATTAATAACTGTTGGTGGAGCTGGAGCCCAAAGAGAGATGTTTGTAAAAATAATCAATCAGCTAATCCCTCTAGTAAATAACAATAAGGCTGTGCTTTTAATAAATGTAGGTGATCATAAAAAAGTGTGGGATGAACTGTGTTCTGATATACCATTATTAAAAGAGAGTACAACAGAACATATGAATAATTGGCAGGATACTTTAGATTTCTCATCCCAGGCTATTAATGGTGAAATAAAAGGGATTCATACATTTTACCACCAAGACATATATGCAGCAGTATATAGCACTAACCTTTTAATGAGGGCTAGTGATATTTTAGCTACAAAACCTAGTGAACTTGCATTCTACCCCGTTCCTAAATTAATGATTAAAAGAGTAGGAGGACATGAAGCATGGGGTGCAGTTAGAGCAGCAGAGATTGGAGATGGAACTATTGAGTGTGATACAAGTGATAAAATTGAATTAATGCTTAATTTAATGTTCACCGAGAAAAACATATTAAGAATGATGACAGAAAATATACTAAAGGCTCATAACATTGGAACATACAACGGTGCCTATAGGGTTATTGAGTTATTAAAAAATAAGTAA
- a CDS encoding transporter substrate-binding domain-containing protein, whose product MNIKKLIIYSTIILNLFSCNKKSPVILEDNKQIIKNREISIPVFTLEEKAYINKLKEKGYLSVVSHLMVGSFEEKFNGTFSGFQYDLTKEFADFLDIDFKIQTVLFSELFSKDGAIPDRIKTDPAYTYDPDIFNKADLNVSFLTILPWRQQIMDMIPYLPAKEMFVSRADNPIRELTDLQGKIIGYGIGSSYEHTLLQINNRLNNSLTLKSFPFEENILKDISEGSIDGTVLDLQNLLISLQNYPNLVAELPASDIEHVAWGVKKGNKILAGIIQKFFKYTHEAGIMDGLFKKNYNVQLEKYYSLIEYDGVELYQLDLTPSEIKWLEKKRETGKIIIGTISAEDIYKVEDDGTINGFDYNLAKNFAQTLGLKLEVQLQEDITSFFSKDGVFDNRVVTDPTIIYTPDLLNKVDIYTAPFTILPWREKLLKTVPMMPMGQVLAGRVGEEIDDIIKLDGKKLAVIPGSYQETLITEIMKEKNFSVEFSYMETYDDPLNFVKDRKADYVIDGAVYVAKGMKNLDGIVVSPIKFDRLSVGWPVRRDNIELITILEKYFNKSLDNGIFGRLWKEANGVDFDYYLNLIKE is encoded by the coding sequence GTGAATATTAAAAAATTGATAATTTATTCTACCATTATTTTGAACCTGTTTTCATGTAACAAAAAGAGTCCGGTTATATTAGAAGATAATAAGCAAATAATAAAAAATAGGGAGATATCAATTCCTGTTTTTACTTTAGAAGAAAAAGCTTATATTAATAAATTAAAAGAAAAAGGATACCTTAGTGTTGTTTCCCATTTAATGGTGGGAAGCTTTGAGGAAAAATTTAATGGGACATTTTCTGGGTTTCAGTATGATTTAACTAAGGAGTTTGCAGATTTCCTAGACATAGATTTTAAAATACAAACAGTTCTTTTTTCTGAACTATTCTCTAAGGATGGAGCTATACCTGATCGAATAAAAACAGATCCAGCCTATACCTATGACCCTGACATTTTTAATAAAGCTGACCTAAATGTAAGCTTCCTTACAATTCTACCATGGAGACAACAGATTATGGATATGATCCCCTATCTTCCAGCAAAGGAGATGTTTGTAAGTAGGGCTGATAATCCAATAAGAGAGTTGACGGACTTACAAGGTAAAATAATAGGATACGGAATAGGCTCATCCTATGAACATACTCTTTTGCAGATAAATAATCGTCTAAACAACTCTTTAACCCTTAAGTCCTTTCCTTTTGAAGAAAATATACTTAAAGATATAAGTGAAGGTAGTATTGACGGAACAGTTTTAGACCTACAAAACCTGCTAATATCCCTTCAAAATTATCCAAATCTAGTGGCGGAACTACCAGCTAGTGATATAGAACATGTTGCCTGGGGTGTTAAAAAGGGAAATAAAATTCTTGCGGGGATTATCCAAAAGTTTTTTAAATATACCCATGAGGCTGGAATAATGGATGGGTTATTTAAGAAAAATTACAATGTACAGCTAGAGAAATACTATTCCTTAATTGAATATGACGGTGTAGAGTTGTATCAACTGGATTTAACACCATCTGAAATAAAATGGCTTGAGAAAAAAAGAGAAACAGGTAAAATAATTATTGGGACAATTAGTGCAGAAGATATATATAAGGTAGAAGACGATGGAACTATTAATGGTTTTGATTATAACTTAGCCAAAAATTTTGCCCAAACTCTAGGATTAAAATTAGAGGTACAACTCCAGGAAGATATTACAAGTTTCTTTTCAAAGGATGGTGTCTTTGATAACAGGGTAGTAACAGATCCAACAATAATATATACTCCCGATCTATTAAATAAAGTTGATATTTATACTGCCCCATTTACAATTCTCCCATGGCGTGAAAAATTACTAAAAACTGTACCAATGATGCCTATGGGTCAAGTTTTAGCTGGAAGAGTTGGTGAAGAGATTGATGACATAATTAAGCTAGATGGTAAAAAACTTGCGGTTATACCTGGTTCATATCAAGAAACTCTAATAACAGAAATAATGAAAGAGAAGAATTTCTCAGTTGAATTCTCATATATGGAAACCTATGATGACCCACTCAATTTTGTAAAGGATAGAAAGGCGGATTACGTAATTGATGGTGCTGTATATGTGGCTAAAGGTATGAAAAATCTTGATGGTATTGTTGTTTCCCCAATAAAATTTGATAGACTTTCAGTTGGTTGGCCTGTTCGTAGAGATAATATTGAGTTAATAACAATACTGGAAAAATATTTTAACAAATCATTAGACAATGGTATATTTGGAAGACTCTGGAAAGAAGCAAACGGTGTAGATTTTGATTATTATTTAAATCTAATTAAAGAGTAA
- a CDS encoding response regulator transcription factor translates to MELIFLVEDNSNLREAISSYLLLEGYRVKEFSVLEGVIESVKNLEPSLIILDVMLPDGDGFLLTKKIREYYETPIIFLTARDSESSRITGFEIGGDDYLVKPFSTRELVLRVKALLKRSSKTKPKHQVNSWKYNNNTLVLDIDSHTALLNSKELFLTATEWKILEYFTSSAGILLQRQKLLTACLDYSIDMSERTIITHIKNLRAKLDDPGWIETVRGFGYRFKGVVNED, encoded by the coding sequence ATGGAATTAATATTTTTAGTTGAGGATAACAGCAATCTACGGGAGGCTATATCCTCATATCTACTTCTTGAGGGGTACAGGGTTAAAGAGTTCTCCGTTTTAGAAGGTGTCATCGAGTCAGTAAAAAATTTAGAACCAAGCCTAATTATTTTAGATGTTATGTTACCTGATGGGGATGGATTTCTTTTAACAAAAAAAATTAGGGAATACTATGAAACTCCAATAATATTTCTAACAGCAAGGGATTCTGAATCTAGTAGGATAACAGGTTTTGAAATAGGTGGGGATGACTATCTAGTAAAACCATTTTCTACAAGAGAATTAGTTTTAAGGGTTAAGGCACTATTAAAAAGGTCATCAAAAACTAAACCAAAGCATCAAGTAAATAGCTGGAAATATAATAATAATACCCTGGTTCTTGATATAGACAGTCATACCGCTCTATTAAATAGCAAGGAGCTTTTTTTAACCGCTACAGAGTGGAAAATATTAGAATACTTTACATCATCTGCAGGTATTCTTTTACAGAGACAAAAACTACTAACAGCCTGTCTAGATTATAGTATTGATATGTCTGAGAGAACAATCATTACACATATTAAGAATCTAAGGGCTAAACTTGATGATCCAGGTTGGATCGAGACTGTTAGGGGTTTTGGTTATAGATTTAAGGGTGTAGTCAATGAAGATTAA
- a CDS encoding TIGR03905 family TSCPD domain-containing protein: protein MEKHKITPNGVCAKQIDLTITSDNQLKDLKFTGGCPGNAIGLSKLVEGMDINRVIDTLQGTSCGKKETSCPDQLALALKKLIATKISA, encoded by the coding sequence ATGGAAAAACATAAAATTACACCTAATGGTGTTTGTGCAAAACAAATTGATTTAACAATAACTTCTGATAACCAATTAAAAGATCTAAAATTTACAGGTGGTTGTCCTGGTAATGCAATTGGACTTTCTAAACTTGTAGAGGGCATGGATATAAATAGAGTAATAGATACATTACAGGGAACGTCTTGTGGAAAAAAAGAGACCTCTTGTCCTGATCAATTAGCTTTAGCCCTTAAAAAACTTATAGCAACTAAAATATCGGCTTAA
- a CDS encoding serine hydrolase domain-containing protein — translation MFFVPWLLVKAWISPLPRTIQEQVDEALDYGFDGVIVYIDQRGKEPAFYSAGWKDKEDKISADPNSLFKIASISKLYDAVAVTKLVASKRLSLDKTLANYIPELVGRIENADKITLRLMLQHKSGLPNFTDSPGYWESPTNKYEESLSLILDKPGNFEPGKKYEYCNTNYLFINKIMDLELGYDNFEFIQNEILKPLNLNNTFNSLKQVDINDVMSGYHVGYPHDLKGNDYGMLATAKDVGTFLRALNDGSIFKDLEQNIYSSIYEYEHSGWVPGYQSFANYYKDIDAVIVNFYSTTDPKLYNWNLSEIINNRIVKILRMI, via the coding sequence ATGTTTTTTGTACCATGGCTCTTGGTAAAAGCTTGGATTAGTCCTTTACCACGTACTATTCAAGAACAGGTAGATGAAGCATTAGATTATGGATTTGATGGAGTTATCGTATATATAGACCAAAGAGGAAAAGAACCTGCTTTTTACTCTGCAGGCTGGAAGGATAAAGAAGATAAAATATCAGCTGATCCCAACTCTTTATTCAAGATTGCCAGTATTAGTAAATTATATGATGCTGTAGCGGTTACTAAATTAGTTGCATCTAAACGTCTTTCCTTAGATAAAACCTTAGCAAATTATATTCCGGAACTTGTAGGCAGAATTGAAAACGCTGATAAAATTACTCTAAGGTTAATGCTTCAACACAAAAGTGGATTACCTAATTTTACAGATTCACCAGGTTACTGGGAATCGCCTACAAATAAATATGAAGAAAGTCTTTCTTTGATTCTTGATAAACCTGGAAATTTTGAACCTGGGAAAAAGTATGAGTATTGTAATACTAATTATCTATTTATTAATAAAATCATGGATTTAGAACTAGGTTATGATAACTTTGAATTTATTCAAAATGAAATTCTAAAACCACTTAACCTAAATAATACATTCAATTCCCTAAAGCAAGTTGATATAAATGATGTTATGAGTGGGTACCATGTAGGTTATCCCCATGATTTAAAAGGAAATGATTATGGCATGCTTGCTACAGCTAAAGATGTAGGTACTTTTTTAAGAGCTTTAAACGACGGTTCTATATTTAAAGATTTAGAGCAGAATATTTATTCCTCAATTTATGAGTATGAACATTCTGGTTGGGTTCCTGGTTATCAAAGTTTTGCAAACTATTATAAGGATATAGATGCTGTTATTGTCAACTTCTATAGTACCACGGATCCAAAACTCTACAATTGGAACCTTTCAGAAATAATAAACAACAGAATAGTAAAAATATTAAGAATGATATAA